From the genome of Methanosphaera cuniculi, one region includes:
- a CDS encoding flavodoxin family protein gives MVKVVAIVGSPRVDGNTEFLTKTALDKIDEEDEFEVELITLADKEINYCVGCGVCIKTGKCAFTDDMVEITQKVADADGLIFASPVYFGDMTGLAKSCIDRLRPLRRIHNFKYKVCGAITTGGFRNGGQESTIASIHDFFNIQGGIVVGDNMPTGHYGGTGHGETQSDEVGIITSINLATRMVDVIRKLHNLD, from the coding sequence ATGGTAAAAGTTGTAGCAATAGTGGGAAGTCCAAGAGTTGATGGAAACACAGAATTTCTCACAAAAACAGCACTAGATAAAATAGATGAAGAAGATGAATTTGAAGTAGAACTAATTACACTAGCTGATAAAGAAATAAACTACTGTGTAGGATGTGGAGTATGTATAAAAACAGGTAAATGTGCATTCACAGATGATATGGTAGAAATAACACAAAAGGTCGCAGATGCTGATGGGCTAATATTTGCATCACCAGTATACTTTGGTGATATGACAGGTCTTGCCAAATCATGTATTGACAGATTACGTCCACTAAGACGTATACATAACTTCAAATACAAGGTATGTGGAGCAATAACTACTGGTGGATTTAGAAATGGAGGACAAGAATCAACAATAGCATCAATTCATGACTTTTTTAACATACAAGGTGGAATTGTAGTAGGAGATAACATGCCAACAGGACACTATGGAGGAACAGGACATGGTGAAACTCAATCTGATGAAGTTGGAATAATAACATCAATAAACCTTGCAACACGAATGGTAGATGTAATTCGAAAACTACACAATCTGGATTAA
- a CDS encoding glycosyltransferase family 4 protein → MKFCMILEFFVPHYNGGGERRYYELTKRLVEQGHEVDILTMKVDNAPDHEQVDGVNIHRLGPVIKQPPIRSKTDFIKYLKAVISWINNHSYSIIDAQAYSPLLSGLIASKITKTPLIATIYDTSRNSNDQWIQFSKLASIAEKILVKLPYTRVLTISDATRNSLINDFNIKNKNIDVMYIGVDLDTIDKVECNETAKNRLLFVGRLVPHKHVDHLLEVLNNIKDNYPGIKLVIVGKGIEKENLIEYINNHKLGDYVEFMQDLTNEELIYQMKLANLLVLPSTREGFGMVLSEANACHTPTIAYASGGVVEVVDDGISGYLIKPNNKEQLQEKIEHVLSNKNIEEQLADGGRRRVEDIFNWDKIVEDYVNFASKTINCNCKGIKK, encoded by the coding sequence ATGAAATTTTGTATGATACTTGAGTTTTTCGTTCCCCATTATAATGGTGGAGGGGAAAGAAGATACTATGAACTAACAAAAAGATTAGTCGAACAAGGTCATGAAGTTGATATATTAACCATGAAAGTTGATAATGCTCCTGATCATGAACAGGTAGATGGAGTTAATATACATAGACTTGGACCTGTAATAAAACAACCACCAATAAGATCAAAAACTGACTTTATAAAATATTTAAAAGCAGTAATATCATGGATAAATAATCATAGCTATTCAATAATAGATGCACAAGCATACTCACCACTACTTTCTGGTCTTATTGCATCAAAGATAACAAAAACACCACTAATTGCAACAATATATGATACAAGTAGAAATAGTAATGATCAATGGATTCAATTTTCAAAACTTGCATCAATAGCTGAGAAAATACTTGTAAAACTACCATATACTAGAGTATTAACAATAAGTGATGCAACCAGAAACTCATTAATAAATGATTTTAACATAAAAAATAAAAATATAGATGTTATGTATATTGGTGTAGATTTAGATACTATTGATAAAGTGGAATGTAATGAAACTGCTAAAAATCGTCTGCTTTTTGTAGGACGTCTTGTACCACATAAACATGTTGATCATTTACTTGAGGTATTAAATAATATTAAAGATAATTATCCAGGAATAAAGCTTGTAATTGTAGGTAAAGGTATTGAAAAAGAAAATCTCATAGAATATATTAATAATCATAAACTTGGTGATTATGTAGAATTTATGCAGGATTTAACAAATGAGGAACTTATATATCAGATGAAACTTGCAAATTTACTTGTTTTACCATCTACACGTGAAGGATTTGGAATGGTATTATCAGAAGCAAATGCATGTCATACACCAACAATAGCATATGCATCAGGAGGAGTTGTGGAAGTTGTTGATGATGGTATTTCAGGATATCTTATTAAACCTAATAATAAAGAGCAATTACAAGAAAAAATAGAACATGTTCTAAGTAACAAGAATATAGAAGAACAACTAGCTGATGGTGGACGACGTCGAGTTGAGGATATATTTAACTGGGATAAGATAGTAGAAGATTATGTTAACTTTGCATCAAAAACAATAAATTGTAACTGTAAAGGAATAAAAAAATAA
- the rfbC gene encoding dTDP-4-dehydrorhamnose 3,5-epimerase, with the protein MAKFTFNETSIKGVYVIETQVFGDERGYFMETYQKDIFDEAGIDANFVQDNQSRSKKGVLRGLHFQYTQPQGKLVRVIKGEVFDVAVDLRSDSPTYGKWEGVILSEENKKQFYIPEGFAHGFVVLSDIAEFTYKCTDFYNPDDEGGILWNDPEIGINWPIDDIDEIILSKKDEKWKTLAETKDDLKF; encoded by the coding sequence ATGGCAAAATTCACATTTAATGAAACATCAATAAAAGGAGTATATGTAATTGAAACACAAGTATTTGGAGATGAAAGAGGATACTTCATGGAAACATACCAAAAAGATATCTTTGATGAAGCAGGAATAGATGCAAACTTCGTACAAGATAATCAGTCAAGATCCAAAAAAGGAGTACTTAGAGGTTTACACTTCCAATATACACAACCTCAAGGAAAACTTGTACGAGTAATTAAAGGTGAAGTATTTGATGTAGCAGTAGATTTACGTTCTGATTCACCAACATATGGAAAATGGGAAGGTGTAATATTATCTGAGGAAAATAAGAAACAATTCTATATACCAGAAGGCTTTGCACATGGATTTGTAGTATTATCAGATATTGCTGAATTTACATATAAATGTACAGATTTCTACAATCCTGATGATGAGGGAGGAATTCTATGGAATGATCCTGAAATAGGAATTAACTGGCCAATAGATGATATTGATGAGATTATTTTATCTAAAAAAGATGAAAAATGGAAAACACTAGCTGAAACTAAAGATGATCTTAAATTCTAA
- the gshAB gene encoding bifunctional glutamate--cysteine ligase GshA/glutathione synthetase GshB: MKSIKAMQKILTPQDIQRGNFGLEKEGVRINDDATLTQTPHPKQFGDKLENPYITTDFSESQIEIVTPTFETINKTYNFLSLIIDIVNENLMPNEYIWTQSIPPILPEDDSDIPIAKYNNQKDGQHAEKYRMNLANKYGTKKQLISGIHYNFSLKDETIQKLYDNYDSNYTYREFKDQIYLKIVRNYLRYRWLIIYLMGASIAADETFIDECLKLTNHKDNKNAYYSTNATSFRNASCGYKNIKELFPRFDSVDHFIDDVNQFIKDGELSEAKELYTQIRLKAKDPTDMMKSLKKDGIQYIELRTVDINPFDKNGISINEMKFLHIFIIYLLMKEETDYVKWQEEGFINEEKVAEEAFNPEMRLTRDNKEIKLTTWANEIIYEITKINDAFNLDYDDIIANMHAKIENPENTYAKKLMHLVEDEGFIESQLKLAQKYKKQSQKSLKTKLKNSPDARKYYNMAIVDDNIL; encoded by the coding sequence ATGAAATCAATAAAAGCGATGCAAAAAATACTTACACCACAAGACATACAAAGAGGGAATTTTGGACTTGAAAAAGAAGGTGTAAGAATAAATGATGATGCAACACTCACACAAACTCCACATCCAAAACAATTCGGAGACAAACTTGAAAATCCATACATAACCACCGATTTTTCAGAAAGTCAAATAGAAATAGTAACACCCACATTTGAAACAATAAATAAAACATATAACTTTCTTTCTTTGATAATTGATATAGTAAATGAAAATCTAATGCCAAATGAATACATATGGACACAATCAATACCACCAATACTACCAGAAGATGATAGTGATATACCAATAGCAAAATACAACAACCAAAAAGATGGACAGCATGCAGAAAAATACCGTATGAATCTAGCAAATAAATATGGAACAAAAAAACAACTAATATCAGGAATACACTATAACTTCTCACTAAAAGATGAAACAATACAAAAACTATATGACAATTATGATTCAAACTACACATACCGTGAATTTAAAGATCAAATATATCTAAAAATAGTACGAAACTACCTAAGATACAGATGGCTCATCATATACCTAATGGGAGCATCCATAGCAGCTGATGAAACATTTATAGATGAATGTCTAAAACTAACAAATCATAAAGATAATAAAAATGCATACTATAGTACTAATGCAACATCATTTAGAAATGCATCATGTGGATATAAAAACATAAAAGAACTATTTCCTCGTTTTGATAGTGTAGATCATTTTATTGATGATGTAAACCAATTTATAAAAGATGGTGAACTATCTGAAGCTAAAGAATTATACACTCAGATAAGACTTAAAGCAAAAGATCCAACAGACATGATGAAATCACTAAAAAAAGATGGAATACAATACATAGAACTAAGAACAGTAGATATAAATCCATTTGATAAAAATGGAATATCAATAAATGAAATGAAATTTCTACACATATTTATAATATATCTTCTCATGAAAGAAGAAACAGACTATGTTAAATGGCAAGAAGAAGGATTTATAAACGAAGAAAAAGTAGCAGAAGAAGCATTTAACCCTGAAATGAGACTAACTCGTGATAATAAAGAAATTAAACTAACAACATGGGCAAATGAAATAATATATGAAATCACCAAAATAAATGATGCATTTAACTTAGATTATGATGATATAATAGCAAATATGCATGCAAAAATAGAAAATCCAGAAAACACATATGCAAAAAAATTAATGCATCTAGTAGAAGATGAAGGATTTATAGAAAGTCAACTAAAACTAGCACAAAAATACAAAAAACAAAGCCAAAAATCACTAAAAACAAAACTTAAAAACAGTCCTGATGCACGAAAATACTATAATATGGCAATAGTAGATGATAACATTCTATAA
- a CDS encoding transcriptional regulator — MKPPCEIVVWYVIPSIRSKLAKELLNLGMKQKDISVLLDITQPAVSQYISDKRGHELDFDPEVEDYIKNMAKDIMNGELQSIDLIPHFCHVCKTIKTQEVLCQLHKEKVNIPTTCSVCMESENDHCC, encoded by the coding sequence ATGAAACCACCGTGTGAAATAGTAGTATGGTATGTAATCCCATCTATCAGATCAAAACTTGCAAAAGAATTATTAAACCTAGGAATGAAACAAAAAGATATCTCAGTACTACTAGATATAACACAACCTGCAGTATCTCAATATATCAGTGATAAACGAGGACATGAATTAGACTTTGATCCAGAAGTTGAAGATTATATAAAAAATATGGCAAAAGATATAATGAATGGAGAACTACAATCAATAGACTTAATTCCACACTTTTGTCATGTATGTAAAACAATAAAAACACAAGAAGTACTATGTCAACTACACAAAGAAAAAGTAAACATACCAACAACATGCAGTGTATGTATGGAATCAGAAAATGATCATTGCTGCTAA